TGGGAGCCACCTGCTGTACTTTACACTGTGTGCCTACAAGGACAAGCAGAGGGCAAGCATGTCTGGACAGATGATGAATAGTGCAGACCAATCAGGGGAGTAGGACACTCCCTGATGGGGCCAGATATCTACTAATCATTTCCGCATGAGGAGTGTCCACTTAGGGGACCATCAGAGTCTttaatcaaagtccttttaagcAAGTCCCCCCACTCAGTGGCCATCATGCAACGCACTGTGGGCAGTTACCGGGCAGCTACTTTCCTATTCTATACAGGAAGGGGCAGGATGTGTGTAGAGACTGCTGctatattggcgttacaaactaaccccatgcatttctatggagcatTCTttcagtgctgtgtctcctcattagaaagtctctgatttaATGGATGGTGTGGTTAACATCCCATTCCAGATTAAAAGTGCTGTCCAAAAACCAGGACCCTATCTGAGGTAGCAATACTTCAGAGTTTTATCTGAGGGACAGGATTTTGTACACTATCATATTTAGCCAGCAGACAAAAAACCCCATCGCCCCATAAATAATAAACATGATTATCAAAAAGATGGAAAATTCCAGTTGTGAAGAGGATGGGGGGGATTAAAAAAAGAAGTAATGATTTATTTATTAAGGGTTTATATAAAGTTAACAGAACCAGATGAAATTTATGGAGCAGACACCCCTTCATGAAATGAGGCCTGCACAGAAAAATGGAGGGTTCCAAGAACACAATGGTACATGCCATGCCACTTAATTAAGTTGCAATTAATGGACCACTAGGAATGTCTCTCTTGGGGACCTGGCAAATTTAACTCTACTGCCATGCCACAGATTCTGATGTCTCCATTACACTACTTGGACTGTCAAAATGTCTAGACGTCGGATCTGTGACAACGACTGCCAGTGCCCGTTCCTTGGCTCTGGGATGCGGGACATTGTGTGATCATTCCGTTTTGCGGTGTCTTACAATCACCAAAACGCCTTAACTTAAGGCTAGCAAGACCCTTTTGAACCACACATGAAGATACAGATAGTAATCTCTTACGATGTCTGATTCACTGACACTTCGCTGCACTGTAGACGCCAGCCAGCGATAGCTCGACCACGTCACACACGCCAGTGAGTTCCCAGCAGAGGGATGCTGTGACGGTAGAATCCACCAACACCAAATAAAACCACAGAGAAGATCCTGTCTTCCCAAGCAGGCTGTACTCCTTTTATGAGCCCAATGTTCCAAAGAGTTCAGTGGAACATGAGTAAGTGGGAAAGAGGGAGACGTTCATAGGCAATTAAGTCACGTTTTAAGGTTCAGGCTCACATTGtcaaattcttgaatttccatCTGCAATCAGGCTAACATTTGGGGAAAACCCAGACTTAGGTCTCAAAGCTTTAAATTGATGGTGTTGTCAACGTGGCAGTGGAGACCGCAAATGCCATTAGCTGTGTGGCTACTTTTATCCCTGTGCTCCTGCAATGGCTTGACTGCACAGGGAGACGGCCAGATTAGGGGCTCTAATGGTATTACATGCTAGTAAACAATGGGGTTCTTTGATGCCCAAATGCATGGACAGAGGCATGTCATCAACCATTTAAAGCCCGTTGTGAACCATCTAGAACCTTCTCACACAGCCATATCTTGGAAAAGCTTGTAGTGTTCCCAAGGTCGGAGCACAAGAAAACTTTTGTAGAGGTCTTGACATAAACTTTGAGTGCTGGTGCCATCTAGTGTTCCAATATCTGTTGCTTCCATAAAATAACAATGATGTATAGAGACACGcacaaaaaaatatcttaaCACATATTTCTACAACCTTTCTGAAATACAAATTGTGAAAATAATACAAGAACAATTTGTGAAATTCACTGCAAGAGATTAATACCGACCGAATAGAGAAATTCAAACATACAAGTTTGCTGCCACCCAGTGGCTCACAGAAAATACTACAAATTATAATACACTAAATAGCACTAAAAAGGAATGTGATTGAATTCAACCAGACATCACAGAAACATCTGCTTCTCAagccactgtttttttttttttttttttttttttttaaatagcaaAACACTAATGGCAGATCTTAGCAAATCACACTTGGACTTCCCACATGTAGGTTGCTCATGACATTTGAAACAATACATGATTTTGGAcctgcaaaataaaacactgaagTTTACTATGCTTCTGTGGGCACACAAACATCACTCTGTACATTACCTGCCAGTTTGGGGGCCATAGGGTCCTCTGCCACGGGGACAGGGCCCTCCCGAACCTCTCCAGCCTTCTCAGGCACCTCGGCAGCAGCCGGAGAAGTAGGCGTCACCACCGGCACGTTCTTGACCTCCACATAGGCCTGTGGGCCCCCCGGCAGAGGCTTGGAGTTGTGGAAAAGGCTGGCCCAGGACTTGGGCGGGTTGGCAGCAGGTGCTGCTGGCGCAGCGGGCACCTGTGCCTGCTCCGCCAGCGGCTGGGCGACAGCAGCAGGGGGCGCTGCTGAGGCAGCAGTGGGCAAGCTCTGCAGCGCCTCCCCTGCTTCAGAGGAGTCCTCATGTCCATCTGCAGAGCTGGGCCCAGCCAGCCCGTTGGCTACGCCACTGTCCACgaccccttcctcctcctcctcttcagtaGTAGCAGCGGCAGCTGCGAGCGGGCTGGCTGCAGCAGCCAACAcgggtggaggaggggaggtggggCAAGGGCTGTGCCTGCCGCCCACCAGCAGTTCTGGCCTCTCGGCCGGCTGCTCTGCAGTCCTGCGCCCATCCGCCACCGCGCTGctctgagaggaggaggaagaggaggaggaagaggaggacgacGACGAGGCGGCATTGTTGCcgtctgaggaagaggaggcggcGCCGCTGGTCAAGTCCAGGGAAGATTCATCAGGGCTGGCACAAGTCCTCTGATGGGTGGGAGCCGCTGTGGGTGCGGGGGTGGTGGCGGGGGCAGGGATGGCACCGGGGGTGGTGGTTGGACTCGGCGTGCCGAGCTCAGGCCCCGACAGCCCCTCTGGGTTCGTGTCCTCGGAGGTCAGGCTAGGGGTGCCGAGCGAGTGTCCGTTCACCAGCCCCGAGCCCAATGGCCCGTCCGGCACCACCATGCCGCCACTGTTGTTACTGCCGCCTGAGCCCTCCAGGTAGTTGTAGTATCCCGGCGGgcgctttttctttttcttgcgTTCGCGCTGGCCCAGACCTCCACCCATGCCGTCTAGTTCCTGCCCAGCCTGGGCGCTGTCCATGGCGGAGGGCTCAGAGTCCGGGCAGTCCACGGAGTTGAAGTCGGTGCCGTCAGGGACGTCCGGCTCTGGCATGGCTGTGGGCATGGCCTTCTGGGAAGACTGGCAGCCCAGGATGAACTCTGGGGCCTGGGGGTTCAGGGTGCTCGACACTTTGTACATGGGATCCTTCACCCCAACAGGCTCCGCATCCATCACTTCGTCCACGCCAAACTCGATGCGCTGGAAGTCCTCCCCTGTacgagaggagggggagggggagggggaatcAATCAGATATGCTGCAGCCATCCACAGGCAAGGGGGCCACGCCCTCCTGAGGCAAGAGACATTTTCTTTCTGCTCAGCACTACCGTCCTGTGCACTATATGATTGCTTACCTAAACTCATTTGCACTCAAATCCTGTCCTGTATACTTCGATTACTTTTGTAAACTCACCTTCATGGCCACAAAGATAAAAAACTTTCACGTATGCTTAAACAGTGCGTCTTTAAAACTTAGAAGCAATTATTATATGCTGCTATGATCTTCCATCACTAGCTTGTGAAACTTTATTCATATGTGAAAACTGATGTAACACTGCCGATACCATAATTGTTGGAGGTAAGCCTTCAAAATAGAACATGAGAACAGCGTTAGTAATTTCAGGCAACATCAATACTGAGAGTGATGATGTTTAGGTCATATATCAGTGAGGCAAATGTTTCTGTACTGGTTAGGTCATTCTGTGATATGCTTCAGTCATACCCATCGTATTGCTAGAGAAATCCTGTTAGTACTCAAAGGGCTTTCATTCCACAGAGAGTCAGAAGTAGTCAAGAGCTGTGATCAAACCTGGCCAATTTGGAGATGTTAATTGAACACcatcaatacaaaaaaataaaaataatgaaaagaaTTTGTGCTTGGCGGCCCATCACAACCATCATTGCACCCAGCAAGGAAAACAAAGAGTCCAGATACATTCAGTAAGTGTGTTTAAGGGAttaaacacaacagaacaaccttaaaaaacaaaaacaaaactagGAAAGAGGTATTAAAATCAACTTGGAGTCAACTGGAAGCACAGCTGtgcaaaatgcattgtttttaTGCCAGAAAGACATTTAATGGCATCTAAAGCATGCAAAAAAGCTTCACAGATCATACGAAACAGGCAAGAATGAGAGTAATAACAAAGGGCAAGGTTTAGAAAGCCATCAGTGTTTAGAAACTCGGGTTTGAGTTCGGCAGCGGAAGGAGGAGGAATAAGGCACCATGTTTTGGACCCATAACTCACCGCAAACCTGCCGTCTCATTGACTCCGTAATGTAAGGCACAGCAGGAGTGCAGTAACTTCCTGAATAATTGATACAAATCAAGATAAAGATCAAGAGTGCTCAGACGAGAGGGTAAAGTGCAtcttttcctggacacaaaggCCTTGTGACAGACTGCGGTGCGGTTAAATATGTCACTTCAGTATGTACCAGTGTGTCTGAGggttatttgtgtgtatgtgtgtgtgcatagaaaTACTATGTTTTCAATGTCTGTATTCCCTTCCAGGGCGGGAGCTAAGGTCAAGTTCTGTTCTTACCTGAGGAGTGGCTGATGCAGGATACTTTGTCATTGAATGGGGGAAGCTGGAGGAGCAAATCAGAGACAATTACATATCAGCAGTGGATCTGTATTCAGCTAACAGGAGACAAATAGTAAGAATACAAGAAGTCTAACTAGCCTATTGTTAGATTTCCTAAACCACCAATATTTGAAAGAGAAAGTAAGCAGAAGAAATATTCCTCAGCAGACTGGGCAGTCTGGTGAGGGCAGGGCGATATGgctaaaaaaataatattgtgGTATTTTTAGTCTATTTCACGATATACATCTCGATATTTAAAAATTTTCTCAAAAGGACTTCATGAATTCTCACTTTCACCCTGTGATGTTTTAAATGATGTCtgtgatgcagtaggctaggatAAAATCATACCAGTCCAATGCCTGTAATTTATATCCGCATTAAATCATTCTTGGTTATTCACAGGTGGTTTCTTTTTTAAATTCGCATGTAAAAGCAAGGGTGAAAGTAGTTTTGAATTCTTGCCAGTAGCCTACTATGAAAGTTTCTCATAGGGAAAAGTGTGCATGCAAAAATTTCAATACACCTAAATAGGTTAcatcaatttatttattttagcctATTTGCAGAGCAGTCATCATGGCCTGTTATTTGAAAGGCCCATCTGCCTATCCACTCTTCAGGAATAAACTTAACTCACTTCTCTTTTTGCATTTAGTTAACTTTCCAAATACATTTAGTTTGTTTCAATCCGTCACTGATATCTCTCCATAAGAATGATGATGGCTTACATCAGACAGAAGGTAAGGTGGGGCGTGCTTCCTTAATTAGTCGTTCGGTTGTTGGTTGATAAATAAGACAGGGTTGCATTTTCGTTTTGAGACAGTGAGATGCACTCATAGACAGTAGCCTAACCTGCCTCAATGCGCAGATCTCATaagtttaatttaaaaatcaatCTGGAGGGAAGCATAGACAAACATTTAGCACGAGAAAAGCATATGTGGAGAGTGAAATGTGTGCATTGGCACTGTCGTTTTGAAACAGTCAGATGTGCACATAGACAGCAGTCCTTCTGCCCACGGATCATATCGTTGTAAGTTTAATTTGAAAATCCCTTGCCATTTCATTTTGTGTAACCAAATCAGAACTGCTTCCATCTACCTAGCTCATTGTTGACCCATAGATAGAAACCCATAAATAGAAatgctactgctgctgttgaACTGAAAGTTTACTTCTTCTCGTCTACACCTAGACGTCACACCCCAATCTGAATAGGATTggttggtgagtgtgtgatgtgcgTTGTTCACGTTGTTactgagagggaggggaagagagataaGGACACGAAAGGCAAAGTAAGTGTTGCTGCTTAAAAAGAATGATGACTGAAATACTCGATATTTGCAATACAACAC
The Alosa sapidissima isolate fAloSap1 chromosome 14, fAloSap1.pri, whole genome shotgun sequence DNA segment above includes these coding regions:
- the usp10 gene encoding ubiquitin carboxyl-terminal hydrolase 10 isoform X2; this encodes MASRSNQYIFGEFSPDEFNQFFVTPRCFVELPPFNDKVSCISHSSGEDFQRIEFGVDEVMDAEPVGVKDPMYKVSSTLNPQAPEFILGCQSSQKAMPTAMPEPDVPDGTDFNSVDCPDSEPSAMDSAQAGQELDGMGGGLGQRERKKKKKRPPGYYNYLEGSGGSNNSGGMVVPDGPLGSGLVNGHSLGTPSLTSEDTNPEGLSGPELGTPSPTTTPGAIPAPATTPAPTAAPTHQRTCASPDESSLDLTSGAASSSSDGNNAASSSSSSSSSSSSSSQSSAVADGRRTAEQPAERPELLVGGRHSPCPTSPPPPVLAAAASPLAAAAATTEEEEEEGVVDSGVANGLAGPSSADGHEDSSEAGEALQSLPTAASAAPPAAVAQPLAEQAQVPAAPAAPAANPPKSWASLFHNSKPLPGGPQAYVEVKNVPVVTPTSPAAAEVPEKAGEVREGPVPVAEDPMAPKLAELIENVKLIHKPVSLQPRGLINKGNWCYINATLQALIACPPMYHLMKSIPLFSETQRPCTSTPMMDNFVRLVNEFSNMPVPSKAKLQAAGDKVMKDIRPGVPFEPTYIYRLLTLIKSSLSEKGRQEDAEEYLGFTLNGLHEEMLALKKLISPQEEKVSTPNGPDSQPGMADDSAEKEEEEGSDDEWEQVGPRNKTSITRQTDFIRTPITDIFGGHIRSVVYQQSSKESATLQPFFTLQLDIQSEKIRTVQEALETLVARESVQGYTTKTKQEIEISRRVTLEELPPVLVLHLKRFVFEKTGGCQKLIKNIDYPVDLEISKDLLSPGVRGKIFKGQRTYRLFAVVYHHGNSATGGHYTTDVFHIGLNGWLRIDDQAVKVINQYQVVKQTAERTAYLLYYRRVDLL
- the usp10 gene encoding ubiquitin carboxyl-terminal hydrolase 10 isoform X1; amino-acid sequence: MASRSNQYIFGEFSPDEFNQFFVTPRCFVELPPFNDKVSCISHSSGSYCTPAVPYITESMRRQVCGEDFQRIEFGVDEVMDAEPVGVKDPMYKVSSTLNPQAPEFILGCQSSQKAMPTAMPEPDVPDGTDFNSVDCPDSEPSAMDSAQAGQELDGMGGGLGQRERKKKKKRPPGYYNYLEGSGGSNNSGGMVVPDGPLGSGLVNGHSLGTPSLTSEDTNPEGLSGPELGTPSPTTTPGAIPAPATTPAPTAAPTHQRTCASPDESSLDLTSGAASSSSDGNNAASSSSSSSSSSSSSSQSSAVADGRRTAEQPAERPELLVGGRHSPCPTSPPPPVLAAAASPLAAAAATTEEEEEEGVVDSGVANGLAGPSSADGHEDSSEAGEALQSLPTAASAAPPAAVAQPLAEQAQVPAAPAAPAANPPKSWASLFHNSKPLPGGPQAYVEVKNVPVVTPTSPAAAEVPEKAGEVREGPVPVAEDPMAPKLAELIENVKLIHKPVSLQPRGLINKGNWCYINATLQALIACPPMYHLMKSIPLFSETQRPCTSTPMMDNFVRLVNEFSNMPVPSKAKLQAAGDKVMKDIRPGVPFEPTYIYRLLTLIKSSLSEKGRQEDAEEYLGFTLNGLHEEMLALKKLISPQEEKVSTPNGPDSQPGMADDSAEKEEEEGSDDEWEQVGPRNKTSITRQTDFIRTPITDIFGGHIRSVVYQQSSKESATLQPFFTLQLDIQSEKIRTVQEALETLVARESVQGYTTKTKQEIEISRRVTLEELPPVLVLHLKRFVFEKTGGCQKLIKNIDYPVDLEISKDLLSPGVRGKIFKGQRTYRLFAVVYHHGNSATGGHYTTDVFHIGLNGWLRIDDQAVKVINQYQVVKQTAERTAYLLYYRRVDLL